The following proteins are co-located in the Thermococcus celericrescens genome:
- a CDS encoding DUF2178 domain-containing protein, with the protein MERWRIIGYSIPATTAFLLAVALWMGNVALAFGVLAAAIAVSFLYAEWLKRRGEIISDERTLRIEEMASRRTLQVLVLALAFAVVVLSVLSEKDPNLRSAYYLALSLMVLTSALKLYLKHHYARVM; encoded by the coding sequence ATGGAGAGATGGAGAATTATAGGCTACTCAATTCCTGCAACAACGGCCTTTTTACTGGCCGTAGCGCTGTGGATGGGAAACGTTGCACTAGCTTTTGGCGTCCTGGCGGCGGCAATCGCGGTTTCGTTCCTCTACGCCGAGTGGCTCAAAAGGCGCGGTGAAATCATAAGCGACGAGAGAACGCTCCGCATCGAGGAGATGGCCTCACGGAGAACCCTCCAGGTGCTGGTGTTGGCCCTGGCCTTTGCGGTCGTGGTGCTTTCTGTTCTCTCCGAGAAGGACCCAAACCTGAGGAGTGCCTATTACCTGGCCCTCAGCCTGATGGTTCTGACCTCGGCCCTAAAACTGTACCTGAAGCATCACTACGCGAGGGTGATGTGA
- a CDS encoding ABC transporter ATP-binding protein, whose product MAMVEVLNLEKDYGKVKALKGISFSISEGEIFGLIGPNGAGKSTTLKILSTLLKPTGGSAKIDGHDVVREADRVREIISYLPEEAGAYKNLTGYEYLQFMARLYSKDDERAREMLELGVELSGLGERLHDKVSTYSKGMTRKLLIARALMVKPKLAILDEPASGLDIVNAYEIRQTIRRFARTEGVTFLLSSHNMLEVEFLCDRVAMIAGGRIVELGTPKELKDKYGAENLEEVFMTAVGAEANEPIGGEGA is encoded by the coding sequence ATGGCCATGGTTGAAGTTTTGAATCTGGAGAAGGACTACGGAAAGGTGAAGGCCCTCAAGGGAATAAGCTTCTCCATCAGCGAGGGCGAAATATTCGGGCTCATCGGTCCCAACGGCGCCGGAAAGAGCACGACTCTCAAGATACTCTCGACGCTTCTCAAGCCGACGGGCGGGAGCGCGAAGATAGACGGCCACGACGTGGTGAGGGAAGCCGACAGAGTCAGGGAGATCATCAGCTACCTGCCCGAAGAGGCGGGGGCATACAAGAACCTCACCGGCTACGAATACCTCCAGTTCATGGCGCGGCTCTACTCCAAAGATGATGAGAGGGCAAGGGAGATGCTCGAGCTGGGGGTTGAACTCAGCGGGCTTGGGGAGAGGCTGCACGACAAGGTGTCGACGTACTCCAAGGGAATGACGAGGAAGCTCCTCATAGCGAGGGCGCTCATGGTGAAGCCGAAGCTGGCAATACTGGACGAGCCGGCGAGCGGGCTGGACATAGTTAACGCGTACGAAATACGGCAGACGATTAGGCGCTTTGCAAGAACCGAAGGGGTCACCTTCCTGCTCTCAAGCCACAACATGCTCGAGGTAGAATTTCTCTGCGACAGGGTGGCGATGATAGCAGGGGGGAGGATAGTTGAACTGGGAACCCCCAAGGAGCTGAAGGACAAGTACGGCGCCGAGAACCTGGAGGAGGTCTTCATGACCGCGGTGGGGGCGGAAGCGAACGAGCCGATCGGGGGTGAGGGGGCATGA
- a CDS encoding DUF2178 domain-containing protein: protein MNLKYEGLLAGLIAVMVIGLAYSTKSGKASLAVGIFLLGVLLVYALNRYYNSRVERVEDERTELISAKSTRNAFAVVSIVLFAEYLWEYSNGNTETATKLLIPLAVGVVALVISQYHYERVM, encoded by the coding sequence GTGAACTTAAAGTACGAAGGCCTGCTCGCGGGTTTAATCGCCGTGATGGTCATCGGACTTGCATACTCAACCAAGTCGGGAAAGGCATCCCTAGCCGTGGGGATATTCCTCCTGGGCGTTCTCCTGGTCTACGCCCTGAACCGGTACTACAACTCCAGGGTGGAAAGGGTAGAGGACGAGAGAACCGAGCTGATAAGTGCCAAAAGCACGAGAAACGCATTCGCTGTAGTCAGCATAGTCCTCTTTGCCGAATACCTGTGGGAGTACTCAAACGGGAACACAGAAACCGCCACAAAGCTCCTGATTCCGCTCGCGGTTGGTGTGGTTGCCCTCGTGATCTCACAGTACCACTACGAAAGGGTGATGTGA
- a CDS encoding helix-turn-helix transcriptional regulator — translation MKNRLRELREARGLTQEELAKALGVTRQTIIAIEKGRYDPSLRLAFRIAHFFGVKIEDIFIHGGDGDEG, via the coding sequence GTGAAGAACCGCCTGCGTGAGCTGAGGGAGGCAAGGGGGCTGACGCAGGAGGAGCTGGCGAAAGCCCTCGGGGTTACAAGACAGACGATAATAGCCATTGAGAAGGGAAGATATGACCCCTCCTTGAGACTGGCGTTCAGGATAGCTCACTTTTTCGGCGTTAAAATCGAGGATATTTTCATCCACGGGGGTGATGGGGATGAAGGCTAG